One stretch of bacterium DNA includes these proteins:
- a CDS encoding DNA-binding transcriptional regulator, translated as MRPSHKVAIVTGLTEGYTRGMLRGVIEFAQSQTSWITRIGPPTSATIQHLRRWRPDGLILHYEHQHQTPYLRLGIPLVTLCTDGARGPFVGVDHGAVGRMIASHFLERGFRHLAYPRFPRPWCKEREAGLREVFTRGGGVCHFKDITMPVELRRLRDGWVDADHVLGAWIRTLPKPVGVCSTDIWSREIATACRLQGVRVPEQVAIIGVDNDELMCEACDPPLSSVAVPWEKIGFEGAALLRRLLNGEPPPTLPILIPPTGVVERRSSAIVAATDPDVATAVRYIQEHAHEPISVNDLARSVGLGQRTLERRFVKCMGASPQRSLRKVRIVRAKRLLTETQLPIKTIAARTGFSSPERLATVFRRHEGQSPMAYRRQFARADL; from the coding sequence ATGAGACCGAGTCACAAAGTCGCGATTGTCACCGGGCTGACGGAAGGTTACACGCGCGGGATGCTGCGCGGGGTGATCGAGTTCGCCCAGTCACAAACGTCGTGGATTACCCGAATCGGGCCGCCCACCAGCGCCACCATCCAACACTTGCGGCGGTGGCGGCCGGACGGCCTGATCTTGCACTATGAACACCAGCATCAAACGCCCTATCTGCGGCTCGGCATCCCGCTGGTAACGCTCTGCACGGATGGCGCGCGGGGGCCGTTTGTGGGGGTGGATCACGGGGCCGTGGGCCGCATGATCGCGTCACATTTCCTTGAACGCGGATTTCGCCATCTGGCCTATCCACGCTTCCCCCGCCCTTGGTGCAAAGAGCGGGAGGCTGGTTTGCGCGAGGTGTTCACGCGCGGCGGCGGCGTCTGCCATTTCAAAGACATCACCATGCCGGTCGAACTACGCCGGTTGAGGGACGGGTGGGTGGACGCGGATCACGTGCTCGGGGCCTGGATCCGGACCCTCCCCAAACCGGTCGGTGTTTGCAGCACGGATATCTGGAGCCGGGAAATTGCCACTGCCTGCCGGCTTCAGGGCGTGCGCGTGCCGGAACAAGTCGCGATCATTGGAGTCGATAATGACGAGTTGATGTGCGAGGCGTGTGATCCGCCGCTCTCGAGCGTCGCCGTGCCGTGGGAAAAGATCGGGTTCGAGGGGGCGGCGTTGCTAAGACGGTTGTTGAACGGCGAACCGCCCCCCACCCTGCCCATCCTCATTCCGCCCACGGGCGTCGTCGAACGGCGTTCGTCGGCCATCGTCGCCGCCACCGACCCGGACGTAGCGACCGCGGTGCGATACATTCAGGAACACGCCCACGAGCCCATCAGCGTGAATGACCTGGCGCGGAGCGTGGGCCTCGGCCAGCGCACGCTGGAGCGGCGATTTGTGAAGTGCATGGGCGCCAGTCCCCAGCGAAGCCTGCGCAAGGTCCGGATCGTCCGCGCCAAGCGGTTGCTGACCGAAACGCAATTGCCGATCAAAACCATCGCCGCCCGCACGGGGTTCAGCAGCCCCGAACGGCTGGCCACCGTCTTCCGGCGCCACGAAGGCCAATCACCCATGGCCTACCGTCGGCAGTTCGCCCGCGCCGACCTGTGA
- a CDS encoding discoidin domain-containing protein has product MKKTNTDTRSTPQRLMLFGLMALVMFGAGRTVRATLITNAVIDVTDYSSSYINGSDQRVTRNTLDGILTPPAQTNWETANAEANNPSITYFLNNLYTLNSITIYNGTDGGSSRAFSNTLIEVSSDWGKTWATQSIQNLTSTAYPTTNPGQAVSNTPVNATQVRITQLSANKINVGLAEVQFDASRNLTKSSLITGVTATASSYYGGRVPNNCCDGLNKFTTDAELQWLSSAEPLPWITFNLGSIKTVNHLTIYNQNTPGYIRDVATFVISNSLDGVTYTPVTNPLDGTTTFSIKTSRGTDASGNAVYLGNIQAKYLKLKTLTKYGADNYTGLSEVEFWIAPRRGSMVTIQ; this is encoded by the coding sequence ATGAAAAAGACAAACACGGACACAAGAAGCACCCCGCAACGCCTCATGCTGTTTGGGTTGATGGCATTGGTCATGTTCGGCGCGGGTCGCACGGTTCGCGCGACGCTCATCACGAACGCTGTCATTGATGTGACCGACTATAGCAGTAGCTACATCAACGGCAGCGATCAGCGCGTCACCCGCAACACCTTGGACGGCATCCTTACGCCGCCGGCACAGACGAACTGGGAGACGGCGAACGCCGAAGCGAATAACCCGAGTATCACGTATTTCCTCAACAACCTCTACACGCTGAACTCGATCACCATCTACAACGGGACCGATGGTGGTTCATCGCGTGCCTTCTCGAACACGCTGATCGAAGTCTCCAGCGACTGGGGTAAGACCTGGGCGACGCAATCCATCCAGAATCTGACGTCGACGGCTTATCCCACGACCAACCCGGGGCAGGCGGTGTCGAACACCCCTGTCAACGCCACTCAGGTTCGCATCACGCAACTGAGCGCAAATAAAATTAACGTTGGGCTTGCGGAAGTGCAGTTCGACGCCAGTCGGAATCTGACCAAGAGCAGTCTAATCACCGGCGTCACCGCTACGGCCTCGTCGTATTACGGTGGTCGCGTGCCCAACAACTGTTGTGATGGGTTGAACAAGTTCACAACCGATGCCGAGCTACAGTGGTTGTCCAGCGCTGAGCCACTCCCATGGATTACCTTTAATCTGGGTAGCATCAAGACCGTGAACCACCTGACGATCTACAACCAAAATACGCCAGGTTACATCCGTGATGTCGCGACTTTTGTCATTTCCAATTCGCTGGATGGGGTCACGTACACCCCCGTCACGAATCCCTTGGACGGCACGACGACGTTTTCCATTAAGACTTCGAGGGGCACCGACGCATCCGGCAACGCGGTGTACTTGGGCAACATCCAGGCGAAATATCTGAAATTGAAGACCCTGACGAAATATGGCGCCGACAACTACACCGGTTTGTCGGAGGTCGAATTCTGGATCGCGCCTCGCAGGGGGTCGATGGTCACCATTCAGTGA
- a CDS encoding OmpH family outer membrane protein, which translates to MEMNEGRKIRWYEVMYVIVLLGLLAWSVFFMNPHKVAVVDVDRVFKDVGALQKIEKERQKLDSFVKANQLLQAYKIRMKSLQDKMAEAKTATEKDKIVAQMKAGDEQFSQSIGPLQSALQQFDNLAVASFRKRLGQYINQVALKRGADVVLTTGPNLPYFSVKVDVTEDVVKASKDFFAKDMPVIDPAFEAARLKR; encoded by the coding sequence ATGGAAATGAATGAAGGACGGAAGATTCGCTGGTATGAAGTGATGTATGTGATCGTGTTGTTGGGGCTGCTGGCGTGGAGTGTGTTCTTTATGAATCCCCACAAGGTCGCCGTGGTCGACGTGGATCGTGTATTCAAGGATGTCGGTGCGCTGCAGAAGATTGAGAAGGAACGCCAGAAACTGGATTCCTTTGTGAAGGCAAACCAGCTGCTGCAGGCGTACAAGATTCGCATGAAATCCCTCCAGGACAAGATGGCTGAAGCCAAAACGGCCACGGAGAAGGATAAAATTGTTGCCCAGATGAAGGCCGGGGATGAGCAGTTCAGTCAGAGCATTGGGCCCTTGCAGAGTGCCCTTCAGCAGTTTGATAACCTTGCGGTAGCATCTTTCCGGAAACGGTTGGGCCAGTATATCAATCAGGTCGCCTTGAAACGGGGTGCGGATGTGGTGCTGACGACGGGACCCAATCTTCCCTACTTTAGTGTCAAGGTTGACGTGACCGAGGATGTGGTCAAGGCTTCCAAGGATTTCTTTGCCAAGGATATGCCGGTAATCGACCCTGCGTTTGAGGCGGCACGTCTCAAACGATAA